One Serpentinicella alkaliphila DNA segment encodes these proteins:
- a CDS encoding DUF3866 family protein: MFDIEKGIVKGIISQTSDKTIISVLIDNIEQLAINYSKLTGKINIGDEVLLNTTAVNLQLGTGGFHFVMYNLSASNIKSGKSGHIMKLRYTPYQIKVLALEEQDSPYHNAFNHFTTLNNMPIIVGTLHSMLIPIVSTIKYLSPNIKIAYIMTDGASLPIWLSDTVIKLKELSLIDTTITIGHAFGGDIETVNIYNGLIAAKEIAKCDISIVLMGPGIVGTGTKYGFTGIEQGYILDAVNTLGGCSIGVPRVGFSDKRARHTGISHHSITVFNEITMSKVNIPFFEFELESNHFKLIKEQINSFDLYKKHNIIIEKDNILEKALEHFNLSVETMGRSYYEDPSYFLTCSAAGVFVSNKILG, encoded by the coding sequence ATGTTTGATATAGAAAAGGGAATAGTCAAAGGAATCATTTCACAAACTTCAGATAAAACAATTATTTCTGTATTAATTGATAATATAGAACAACTAGCAATTAACTATAGTAAGCTAACAGGAAAAATAAATATTGGCGATGAAGTGCTATTGAATACAACTGCTGTAAATCTACAGCTAGGTACGGGTGGTTTTCACTTTGTAATGTATAATCTTAGTGCCAGTAATATAAAATCAGGCAAATCAGGACATATTATGAAATTAAGATATACTCCTTATCAAATAAAGGTACTAGCTTTAGAGGAGCAGGATAGCCCTTATCATAATGCTTTTAATCACTTTACAACTCTTAATAATATGCCTATAATTGTAGGGACCTTACATAGTATGCTTATACCTATTGTATCAACTATAAAATATTTATCACCAAATATAAAAATTGCATATATTATGACTGATGGAGCATCTTTACCAATTTGGCTTAGTGATACTGTTATTAAGCTTAAAGAGTTAAGTTTAATTGATACTACTATTACAATAGGGCATGCCTTTGGAGGGGATATAGAAACCGTAAATATATATAATGGGTTAATTGCTGCAAAAGAGATTGCAAAATGTGATATATCTATTGTATTAATGGGACCTGGCATTGTTGGAACTGGTACTAAATATGGATTTACAGGTATTGAACAAGGATACATTTTAGATGCTGTAAATACGCTTGGTGGATGTAGCATTGGTGTTCCTAGAGTAGGTTTTTCTGATAAACGAGCTAGACATACTGGTATAAGTCATCATAGTATTACGGTATTCAACGAGATCACTATGTCAAAAGTTAACATACCTTTTTTTGAATTTGAATTAGAAAGTAACCACTTTAAATTAATTAAAGAACAAATAAATAGTTTTGACTTATATAAAAAACATAATATAATTATTGAGAAAGATAATATACTTGAGAAGGCTTTAGAACATTTTAATTTATCTGTCGAAACTATGGGAAGGTCGTACTATGAAGATCCATCTTATTTTTTAACCTGTAGTGCCGCAGGGGTATTTGTAAGTAATAAAATATTGGGGTGA
- the spoIIM gene encoding stage II sporulation protein M, translating into MISQFVKRVKIHIKNNFFLYLIIAFCYLIGLSVGAFTVKIVDVKHKQELYYYMRDFFSVFTKEGFLGFEIMKQSFVNNFQLLTLSWLLGLLVITAPLVILIIVFKGFIIGFSTGILIEEFSGAGLLVLIFSVIPQNIIILVIFFLAAQLSFAFAWHTIKSRSKATLNTSFGKKATVYTVTYCILILTVTIAAFMEGYVAPLFIRLIFRFL; encoded by the coding sequence TTGATTTCACAATTCGTAAAGCGGGTAAAAATACATATTAAAAACAACTTCTTTCTATATTTAATTATAGCCTTCTGCTATCTAATAGGTCTTTCTGTAGGGGCCTTCACGGTTAAAATTGTTGATGTAAAACATAAGCAGGAGCTATATTACTATATGAGGGATTTCTTTAGTGTTTTTACTAAAGAAGGTTTTTTAGGTTTTGAAATAATGAAACAGTCTTTTGTTAATAACTTCCAACTACTAACTCTTAGTTGGCTACTTGGATTGTTAGTAATTACTGCTCCATTAGTTATTTTAATTATAGTATTCAAAGGTTTTATTATAGGATTTAGTACCGGCATTTTAATAGAAGAATTTAGTGGGGCGGGCTTACTAGTTTTGATTTTTAGTGTAATACCTCAAAATATAATAATTCTGGTTATATTCTTCTTAGCAGCACAATTGTCCTTTGCATTTGCTTGGCATACTATTAAATCTAGGTCTAAAGCAACCCTTAACACTTCATTTGGAAAAAAAGCTACTGTATATACTGTTACTTACTGTATATTAATACTAACAGTAACAATAGCTGCATTTATGGAGGGTTATGTAGCTCCACTCTTTATAAGGTTAATTTTTAGATTTTTATAG
- a CDS encoding NUDIX hydrolase: MENEKTIKSEKIYEGKVISVKIDTVELPDKKYCKREIVEHPGAVAVILVNENNNLVLIKQYRKAIEDYLLEIPAGKIELKESPYDTALRELKEETGYTASSLTKLLSFYTSPGFANEIIHVFIAKDVIKGEATPDIGEFVEMLEFPMETVLQLIKEGKIKDAKTVTAILAYLQFYEK; encoded by the coding sequence GTGGAAAATGAAAAAACAATAAAGTCCGAGAAAATATATGAGGGCAAAGTCATATCTGTTAAAATTGACACTGTAGAACTTCCTGATAAAAAATACTGTAAAAGAGAAATAGTAGAACATCCTGGGGCTGTAGCAGTTATTCTAGTAAACGAAAATAACAATTTAGTTTTAATTAAGCAATATAGAAAAGCTATAGAAGACTATTTGCTCGAAATTCCGGCAGGGAAAATTGAGTTAAAGGAAAGTCCATATGATACGGCATTAAGAGAGCTAAAAGAAGAGACTGGTTACACAGCTTCGTCACTTACAAAACTATTATCATTTTACACATCACCAGGCTTTGCAAATGAAATAATACATGTATTTATTGCAAAGGATGTAATAAAGGGTGAGGCTACACCTGATATTGGTGAATTTGTTGAAATGCTCGAATTTCCAATGGAAACAGTTCTTCAATTGATAAAAGAAGGAAAAATCAAAGATGCTAAAACAGTAACAGCTATTTTAGCATATTTACAATTTTATGAGAAATAG
- a CDS encoding MraY family glycosyltransferase, translating to MNLIILFISGINTLLFLPIIRNLLLSNKQVAKNYKGQSIPIGMGISFVFVMLVNSIIIFIVMDINHFYLLTILIGILTMSFIGIIDDLIGNRDSLGFKGHIKSFFKSIVTTGFLKLLIGGLVAIFISLYYSSGLSELLINILLICLFTNLINLFDLRPGRAIKICLLLAIILFLIGVPKDLEIILVSIVGFCLVYLPQDIKALSMMGDVGSNPLGISLGIVTITSLEFYYKIVVLTLLVLLHLFAEKYSITKSIENNRILKFLDDLGRR from the coding sequence ATGAATCTTATTATCTTATTTATAAGCGGCATAAACACGCTTTTATTTTTACCTATTATAAGAAATCTATTGTTAAGCAATAAGCAAGTTGCTAAAAATTATAAAGGTCAATCTATTCCAATAGGAATGGGCATTTCCTTTGTTTTTGTAATGCTAGTGAACTCAATTATTATTTTTATTGTTATGGATATTAATCACTTTTATCTATTAACTATCTTAATAGGTATACTTACTATGTCCTTTATAGGCATTATAGACGATTTAATTGGAAACAGAGACTCCTTAGGATTTAAAGGCCATATTAAGTCTTTTTTTAAATCAATAGTTACAACGGGTTTTCTGAAACTGTTAATTGGTGGTTTAGTGGCAATTTTCATTAGTCTATATTATTCTAGTGGTCTATCTGAACTACTAATTAACATATTACTAATCTGCCTATTTACAAATCTAATTAACTTATTTGATCTAAGACCTGGAAGGGCTATAAAAATCTGTTTGCTATTAGCAATTATTTTGTTTCTTATTGGAGTACCAAAGGATTTAGAAATAATCTTAGTTTCTATAGTAGGGTTTTGTTTAGTATATTTACCCCAGGATATTAAAGCCTTAAGCATGATGGGGGATGTAGGCTCAAACCCTTTAGGGATAAGCTTAGGAATAGTAACAATTACTAGTTTAGAATTCTATTATAAAATTGTAGTTTTAACATTATTAGTATTACTACATCTCTTTGCTGAAAAATACTCTATTACGAAAAGTATAGAAAATAATCGTATATTAAAATTTTTGGACGACCTTGGCCGTCGGTAA